The following proteins come from a genomic window of Candidatus Bathyarchaeota archaeon:
- a CDS encoding acylphosphatase — translation MKARAHVFVSGLVQGVFFRWETRKNALKNNVKGWVRNLRDGRVEAVFEGEKEDIEKMIKFCEKGPPGAKVEKVEVKWEDYKGEYESFEIIY, via the coding sequence TTGAAGGCTAGAGCTCATGTTTTCGTAAGTGGTTTAGTGCAAGGAGTATTCTTTAGATGGGAAACAAGAAAAAACGCTTTAAAAAATAATGTTAAAGGATGGGTTAGAAATTTACGTGATGGAAGAGTTGAAGCAGTTTTTGAAGGGGAAAAAGAAGATATAGAAAAAATGATTAAATTCTGCGAGAAAGGACCGCCAGGAGCTAAAGTTGAAAAAGTAGAAGTTAAATGGGAAGACTATAAAGGGGAGTATGAAAGCTTTGAAATCATTTATTAA
- a CDS encoding HAD hydrolase family protein — MRILITDGEGPITKNDNAFELSSYFIPNGENFFAVVSSYDDVLAYIVKKKGYKAGDTLKLILPFLKAYGATNEAIEDYSRKNILLMPKAKEALTYIKEVMPVYIVSTSYEPYVKAVCETLNFPIENVYCTKLNIDKYKLREDEAEKLRKLSLEISQMTPIRIPDKASSLKDFSIKDREAIKRLNEIFWKELPAMKAYKIIKEVNPIGGFEKANAVKEILKKNKSKFSETIYIGDSITDVQALRLIKKNNGLAVSFNGNNYALIESEIAVMAPSAIAITVISELFFKNGKQAVIKLIEEKDKSLTPEIKEAWIKLKNEGVKLEKIKKETLPELIRESLAYRKKIRGEKIGALG; from the coding sequence TTGAGAATATTAATAACTGATGGGGAAGGCCCTATAACAAAGAATGATAATGCTTTTGAACTTTCAAGCTATTTTATTCCAAACGGCGAAAATTTTTTCGCTGTTGTAAGCAGTTATGATGATGTTTTAGCTTATATTGTGAAGAAGAAGGGGTATAAAGCTGGCGATACATTAAAGCTTATTCTTCCATTTCTTAAGGCTTATGGCGCTACAAATGAAGCTATAGAAGATTACTCAAGAAAAAATATTCTTTTAATGCCTAAAGCTAAAGAAGCTTTAACATATATTAAAGAAGTAATGCCTGTTTATATTGTTAGCACCAGCTATGAGCCTTATGTTAAAGCTGTATGCGAAACCTTAAATTTCCCTATAGAAAACGTTTACTGCACAAAATTAAATATTGATAAGTATAAGCTGAGAGAGGATGAAGCTGAAAAACTAAGAAAGCTTTCCCTAGAAATTTCCCAAATGACCCCTATAAGAATTCCAGATAAAGCTTCATCGCTAAAAGATTTTTCTATAAAAGATAGAGAAGCAATAAAGAGGTTGAATGAAATTTTCTGGAAAGAGTTGCCGGCTATGAAAGCTTATAAAATAATAAAGGAGGTTAACCCTATAGGTGGATTTGAAAAAGCTAATGCTGTAAAAGAAATTTTAAAAAAGAATAAAAGTAAATTTTCTGAAACTATTTATATAGGCGATAGCATTACCGATGTTCAAGCTTTAAGGTTAATTAAAAAAAATAATGGTTTAGCTGTTTCTTTTAATGGAAACAACTATGCTTTAATCGAATCCGAAATAGCTGTTATGGCTCCTAGCGCTATAGCTATAACTGTAATATCTGAGTTATTCTTTAAAAATGGAAAGCAGGCTGTTATTAAATTAATTGAAGAGAAAGATAAAAGTTTAACTCCAGAAATTAAGGAAGCATGGATTAAACTTAAAAATGAAGGCGTTAAGCTTGAAAAAATCAAGAAGGAAACCCTACCTGAATTGATAAGAGAAAGCTTAGCTTATAGAAAAAAGATTAGAGGAGAAAAAATTGGCGCATTAGGATAA
- a CDS encoding nucleotidyltransferase domain-containing protein: MREKSLEYRKLIEAVEKIKSGYKVVAAILFGFRARGDFKPWSDYDLLVIADFKERYLDRITNLLEVISDVKLNIELHPYTLDEAVEMLRKGNLTLVDALSEGVILYQNEDFNILRSTYKELVKRGLKKTNTTVIVPYP, encoded by the coding sequence TTGCGAGAAAAATCCTTAGAGTATAGAAAGTTAATCGAAGCCGTTGAAAAAATTAAAAGCGGATATAAAGTAGTTGCAGCAATCCTTTTTGGATTTAGAGCTCGCGGAGATTTTAAACCTTGGAGCGATTATGATCTGCTTGTGATAGCAGATTTCAAAGAGAGATATCTAGATAGAATTACCAATTTATTAGAGGTTATTAGCGATGTGAAGTTGAACATTGAGCTTCATCCATATACGCTAGATGAGGCGGTGGAAATGTTGAGAAAAGGCAACCTTACGCTGGTTGATGCGCTTTCTGAAGGCGTAATTCTTTACCAAAATGAGGATTTCAACATTCTCAGATCCACCTATAAGGAACTCGTTAAAAGAGGACTTAAAAAAACAAATACTACTGTGATAGTTCCATACCCTTAA
- a CDS encoding carbohydrate kinase family protein, whose translation MNEKIKNLDLIGIGAANVDLIIKIDDFPKPDEEVKILNIQFYGGGSAANVVTEASRLGLKTGFIGNVGEDYFGKFLMEEFKKEKVDFSKINIVSGESTGLALCIVDKFGERVIMVYGGANSKLSLTNIDEEYLKECKALFLSSVEGPEALKTMEYACEIVNDAIIFFDPGCLFANKGLNALKKIISYSTIVKVNEVELKKLTNEKNIVEGAEKIKSLGPKIVLVTLGIEGCYVLSEKEEFKVPTYLQFKPLDKTGAGDAFNAGFLTGFLKGWNLKKAVKFGNLIASISITRFGARAAPNLNELKNYSEAKEFLDLW comes from the coding sequence ATGAATGAAAAAATAAAAAATTTAGATTTAATTGGTATTGGAGCAGCTAACGTTGATTTAATAATTAAAATTGATGACTTTCCAAAACCTGATGAAGAAGTTAAAATTTTAAATATTCAATTTTATGGTGGAGGTTCAGCAGCTAATGTTGTTACTGAAGCTTCAAGGCTTGGATTAAAAACAGGATTTATAGGGAATGTTGGAGAAGATTATTTTGGAAAATTTTTAATGGAAGAGTTTAAGAAAGAAAAAGTAGATTTTTCTAAAATTAATATTGTTTCTGGAGAATCCACTGGATTAGCTTTATGCATAGTAGATAAATTTGGAGAAAGAGTAATAATGGTTTATGGAGGAGCAAACTCAAAGCTTTCATTAACTAATATTGATGAAGAATACTTGAAGGAATGTAAAGCTTTATTTTTAAGCAGTGTTGAAGGCCCTGAAGCTTTAAAAACTATGGAGTACGCATGTGAAATAGTGAATGATGCAATAATATTTTTTGATCCTGGATGTTTATTTGCAAATAAAGGGTTGAATGCATTAAAAAAAATTATTTCTTATTCAACAATAGTTAAAGTTAATGAAGTTGAATTAAAAAAGTTAACTAATGAAAAAAATATTGTTGAAGGCGCTGAAAAAATAAAAAGCTTAGGGCCGAAAATTGTTTTAGTTACTTTAGGAATTGAAGGATGCTATGTTTTAAGCGAGAAAGAAGAATTTAAAGTACCGACTTATCTTCAATTTAAACCTTTAGATAAAACTGGAGCTGGAGACGCTTTTAATGCTGGTTTTTTAACAGGTTTTCTAAAAGGTTGGAATTTAAAAAAAGCTGTTAAATTTGGGAATTTAATTGCAAGCATTTCTATAACAAGATTTGGAGCGCGTGCAGCTCCAAACTTAAATGAATTAAAAAACTATAGTGAAGCTAAAGAATTTTTGGATTTATGGTGA
- a CDS encoding AAA family ATPase encodes MIKRIKTGIDGLNEVIEGGFPKGSLILLAGEPGTGKTVFSIQFLTKGCELGEPGVYASFAEAKDTLINNSFRHLGVDLAKFEAEGKLKVLDFTAMREEAVSTILEMILREVEALKAERLVIDSFSAIAQAFKEPIEVRIIVNTVLDRIARGMGCTTVMVEEIPISESKIGLGMEEFVADGVLKLRAGELDGRLLRDLEILKLRGTRLDERKLIFTLEKGFKAFPPFKPKPIEKPRRFQPIPDLPNKYSTGSKDLDKVLDGGFNKGETVLLEIGERISIGEYHLVLVPIMLNFIAQGRGILLIPSPGVDAEKVRAIGLSYGLTDDEINRLLRVCEPRSLGEDKPYSIKFDLENLWEAYSKYVKLEEDLRRVTGQPVICVTSVNTFLSYFDEATCEKILSQDAIRIHKNEALGILVIKPGYEKLTIKLSSIATIHLKLVREHGCLLLYGLKPRTNLYAVEMDVSKGYPLPKLTPIV; translated from the coding sequence TTGATTAAAAGAATTAAAACTGGAATAGATGGATTAAATGAGGTTATAGAAGGGGGCTTTCCTAAAGGTAGTTTAATTCTTTTAGCTGGTGAACCCGGTACTGGTAAAACTGTTTTTTCAATTCAGTTTTTGACTAAGGGATGCGAACTGGGTGAGCCTGGTGTGTACGCAAGCTTCGCAGAAGCGAAGGATACGCTCATCAATAATTCATTTAGGCATTTAGGTGTTGATTTAGCTAAGTTTGAAGCTGAAGGAAAGCTTAAGGTTTTAGATTTCACGGCTATGAGAGAGGAGGCTGTGTCCACCATTCTAGAGATGATTTTAAGGGAGGTTGAAGCTTTAAAGGCGGAGAGGCTTGTTATCGATAGCTTCTCAGCTATAGCTCAGGCATTTAAGGAGCCCATAGAAGTCAGGATAATTGTCAACACGGTTTTGGACAGGATAGCCCGCGGGATGGGTTGCACAACGGTGATGGTAGAGGAGATTCCTATAAGCGAGTCTAAAATTGGATTGGGCATGGAAGAGTTTGTAGCCGACGGCGTGTTGAAGCTTAGAGCTGGCGAACTAGACGGGCGTCTCCTCAGGGATTTAGAAATATTAAAGCTTAGGGGGACTAGGCTGGACGAGCGTAAATTAATTTTCACGCTTGAAAAAGGCTTTAAAGCTTTCCCGCCTTTCAAGCCTAAACCCATCGAAAAGCCTAGGAGATTCCAACCGATTCCAGACCTACCTAACAAATATTCAACGGGCTCAAAGGATTTAGATAAAGTTCTTGATGGTGGATTTAACAAAGGGGAAACTGTCCTTCTAGAGATAGGTGAGAGAATTTCCATCGGTGAGTATCATCTTGTTTTGGTTCCTATAATGTTGAATTTTATTGCTCAAGGTCGAGGCATATTGCTTATACCTTCGCCTGGGGTTGACGCTGAAAAGGTTAGGGCTATAGGGTTAAGCTATGGTTTAACGGATGATGAAATCAACCGTTTACTAAGGGTTTGTGAACCCCGTAGCCTAGGTGAAGATAAACCTTACAGCATAAAATTTGACTTAGAAAACTTGTGGGAAGCTTACTCAAAATACGTTAAGCTTGAGGAGGATTTAAGGCGAGTAACAGGTCAACCAGTGATTTGCGTTACCAGCGTTAACACTTTCCTCAGTTATTTTGATGAAGCTACATGTGAGAAGATTCTCAGCCAAGACGCTATAAGAATCCATAAGAATGAAGCCTTAGGCATATTGGTAATAAAGCCGGGCTATGAAAAATTAACGATTAAGCTTAGCTCCATAGCCACAATCCACTTGAAATTAGTTAGGGAGCATGGTTGCCTGCTGCTTTACGGCTTAAAGCCTAGAACCAACCTTTATGCTGTGGAAATGGATGTTTCGAAAGGTTATCCATTGCCTAAGCTCACACCCATAGTTTGA
- a CDS encoding flavodoxin family protein has translation MKALIIYSSVHHKNTEKIAQAMAEVLNADLVETQNAKAEDILKYDLIGFGSGIYMFKHHKLLFKFVKSLKYVEGKRAFIFSTSGSLNGKKFHKKLREELIKKGFNIIGEFNCLGWDTFGFLKLIGGVNKGKPDESDIKNAKNFAKELIKNF, from the coding sequence ATGAAAGCTTTGATTATTTATTCGTCCGTGCATCATAAAAATACAGAGAAGATTGCGCAAGCAATGGCTGAAGTTTTAAACGCTGATTTAGTGGAGACGCAAAATGCGAAAGCTGAAGATATTTTAAAATATGATTTAATTGGTTTTGGATCTGGAATTTACATGTTTAAACACCATAAACTCTTATTTAAATTTGTTAAAAGCTTAAAATATGTTGAAGGGAAGAGGGCTTTTATTTTTTCTACAAGTGGCAGTTTAAATGGTAAAAAATTTCATAAAAAGCTGCGTGAAGAATTAATTAAGAAAGGGTTTAACATCATCGGTGAATTTAATTGTTTGGGTTGGGATACATTTGGGTTTTTAAAGCTTATAGGTGGAGTAAACAAAGGGAAACCTGACGAATCAGATATTAAAAACGCTAAAAACTTCGCAAAAGAATTAATAAAGAATTTTTAG
- a CDS encoding Rdx family protein, translating into MDLKEIIEKAVEIYNRYRSPEATAKLVEILTNQFTIEFKGSFCQSCGVYDYFEDLIYEIKSSYPSLNIAIANIKESNGSFFVTYKVEF; encoded by the coding sequence ATGGATTTAAAGGAAATTATTGAAAAAGCTGTTGAAATTTATAATCGATATAGAAGCCCTGAAGCTACAGCTAAACTCGTTGAAATTTTAACGAATCAATTTACTATAGAGTTTAAAGGATCTTTTTGTCAATCCTGCGGTGTTTACGATTATTTTGAAGATTTAATTTATGAAATTAAAAGTTCTTATCCATCATTGAATATAGCGATTGCAAATATTAAGGAAAGTAATGGAAGTTTTTTCGTCACTTATAAAGTTGAGTTTTAA
- the cas7i gene encoding type I-B CRISPR-associated protein Cas7/Cst2/DevR, whose protein sequence is MKVVQISILAKISGNVNADEVIGTRITLKKMYSSQGEVLPFVSARAIKYAIRQGLKEKGYEIDPFIENPEAVEALRLADSGRPDKYIDNDLFGYMVTKGRGEVARKRQAPIAFSYFKALRDTPIKAEFAARFPRSVEKGAAPVPFEVEVAEFVGRLNCLIYDYIGDFTEDKKQLKKENSELNIPDKLNNDERKNRLKSFLEVLLIPSYVLPRRSNSLNIPEYIVALIVLSDKGPLPIYQYLDYDFESNRVKQEKLELMSNRNEFKNIQMLFIDYENSGVQLPINIKKVTVIEAIEEIINSLIGEETKTK, encoded by the coding sequence ATGAAAGTTGTACAAATTTCAATATTAGCAAAAATTTCAGGAAATGTTAATGCTGATGAAGTAATAGGAACTAGAATAACTTTAAAGAAAATGTATTCTTCACAAGGGGAGGTGCTACCATTTGTTTCAGCTCGAGCGATTAAGTATGCAATTAGACAGGGATTAAAAGAAAAAGGCTACGAAATAGATCCATTTATTGAAAATCCAGAAGCGGTAGAAGCGCTTAGACTTGCTGATAGTGGTAGACCTGACAAATATATAGATAACGATTTATTCGGATATATGGTTACAAAAGGTAGAGGGGAAGTAGCTAGGAAGAGACAAGCTCCAATAGCGTTTTCATACTTCAAAGCATTAAGAGATACACCAATAAAAGCTGAATTTGCTGCAAGGTTTCCAAGAAGTGTAGAAAAAGGGGCTGCTCCAGTTCCATTTGAAGTAGAAGTAGCAGAATTTGTTGGAAGATTAAATTGCCTTATATATGATTATATAGGTGACTTCACAGAAGATAAAAAACAACTGAAAAAAGAGAATTCAGAGCTAAACATTCCAGATAAATTAAATAATGACGAACGAAAAAATAGATTAAAATCGTTTTTAGAAGTATTATTGATACCATCTTATGTGCTGCCGAGACGGAGTAATTCGTTAAACATTCCAGAGTACATTGTTGCTCTAATAGTTCTATCTGATAAAGGTCCCTTACCAATTTACCAATACCTAGATTATGATTTTGAATCAAATAGGGTAAAACAAGAAAAATTGGAATTAATGAGCAATAGGAATGAATTTAAAAATATTCAAATGCTCTTCATTGATTATGAGAATAGTGGAGTACAGCTACCTATAAACATAAAAAAAGTTACAGTAATAGAAGCTATAGAGGAGATTATAAATTCTTTGATAGGAGAAGAAACAAAGACAAAATGA
- a CDS encoding bifunctional methylenetetrahydrofolate dehydrogenase/methenyltetrahydrofolate cyclohydrolase (catalyzes the formation of 5,10-methenyltetrahydrofolate from 5,10-methylenetetrahydrofolate and subsequent formation of 10-formyltetrahydrofolate from 5,10-methenyltetrahydrofolate), with amino-acid sequence MVAIVMDGRKVAQKVKNYVKKELEIFKKRGLTPCLATILVGEDPASKLYIRMKHESCEEVGMKSKNFQFPINCKEEDLINLIKELNENSEIHGILVQLPLPHEIDSYKIVDEISPEKDVDGLNPYNMGRVAYKRFDLAPCTPRGILTLLKYYDIDLAGKHVVIINRSALVGKPLMLLTRFDPSQMHLFNVDIMLLNEDAVVSICHSKTKDLNYFTQHADILVSAVGKRPEFIVTKDMIKPGAIVVDVGITKIAGKVYGDVDFENVKEKASYITPNPGGVGPMTVAMLIYNTLIAAVNQEGLKLNEDLIDYLKKKNC; translated from the coding sequence ATGGTTGCAATAGTAATGGATGGACGGAAAGTAGCTCAAAAAGTAAAAAATTATGTTAAAAAAGAGTTAGAAATATTTAAGAAAAGAGGTTTAACTCCTTGTTTAGCTACAATTCTTGTTGGTGAAGATCCAGCTTCTAAACTTTACATTAGAATGAAGCATGAAAGTTGCGAAGAAGTTGGAATGAAATCTAAAAATTTTCAATTTCCAATAAACTGTAAAGAAGAGGATTTAATTAATCTTATAAAAGAGCTTAATGAAAACTCTGAAATACATGGAATTCTTGTTCAGCTTCCTCTTCCACATGAAATTGATAGTTATAAAATTGTTGATGAAATTTCTCCAGAAAAAGATGTTGATGGGTTAAACCCTTATAATATGGGGCGAGTAGCTTATAAAAGGTTTGATTTAGCACCATGCACTCCTAGAGGCATACTTACTCTACTTAAATATTACGATATTGATCTTGCAGGTAAACATGTGGTCATCATTAATAGAAGCGCACTTGTTGGTAAACCTTTAATGCTTTTAACAAGATTTGACCCTTCTCAAATGCATCTTTTTAATGTGGATATAATGCTTTTAAATGAGGACGCAGTTGTATCGATATGCCACTCTAAAACAAAAGATTTAAATTACTTTACTCAACATGCTGATATTTTAGTAAGCGCAGTAGGTAAAAGACCTGAATTTATTGTAACTAAAGATATGATTAAACCGGGGGCTATTGTTGTGGATGTTGGAATAACTAAAATAGCAGGGAAAGTTTATGGAGATGTAGATTTTGAAAATGTAAAGGAAAAAGCAAGTTATATTACACCTAATCCAGGCGGTGTTGGACCAATGACTGTAGCTATGCTTATTTATAATACTTTAATAGCTGCAGTTAATCAAGAAGGTTTAAAACTTAATGAAGATTTAATAGATTATTTAAAAAAGAAAAATTGTTAA